In Candidatus Electrothrix scaldis, the genomic window GTGGTACTCAGGAACTCCCTAGAGTGGTTCAAAATTTCGCGTACCGGACTGTCACCGTCTATGGCAGGCCTTTCCAGACCTTTCCGCTATTTATCACCAATCCCATATCGGGGTCCTACAACCCCGGTATATAAATATACCGGTTTGGGCTCTTCCGCGTTCGCTCGCCGCTACTAACGGAATCTCAATTGATTTCTATTCCTGGGGGTACTGAGATGTTTCACTTCCCCCCGTTCGCCTCATACAGCTATGTATTCACTGTACGATGACAGAGTATTACCTCTGCCGGGTTTCCCCATTCGGAAATCTCCGGGTCAAAGCCTGTTAGCAGCTCACCGAAGCTTATCGCAGCTTTCCGCGTCCTTCATCGCCTCCTGGTGCCAAGGCATCCGCCGTCAGCCCTTAGTAGCTTAACCATAAGTCTTTTCAAACTAAGTTATACTTCTAAACGCTATGTTCTGTAGTACTTCAGTAACCCTTATAATACAAAACCTTTCGGCCTGTATCGAATTACTGTTATACAGTTTAGATACCCTGCTATTCAATTTTCAAAGAACAAACCTTCAATCCCGAAGGTCAGAAAGTTCATAAGTTATCTTAAATAAATAAAATATCTTACAAACTTTACAACGCTCGGCATATATTATACAATCAAACCATCATAAAATGGTGGAGGTGAACGGGTTCGAACCGATGGCCTCCTGCGTGCAAGGCAGGCGCTCTCCCAGCTGAGCTACACCCCCATACGACCTAAATCGTGGTGGGCCTGGGGGGGACTTGAACCTCCGACCTCACGCTTATCAGGCGTGCGCTCTAACCAGCTGAGCTACAGGCCCATCGAGCTTTATGTGCTACAAAGTACATAAAGTACTCTATAGACAATGGTTTTGATCGCTCAAAACCGAACAGTAATAAAGGCGGGGTTGATCCCATTTAGGCTCATGCCTAAATCTTTCCTTAAAAAGGAGGTGATCCAGCCCCAGGTTCCCCTAGGGCTACCTTGTTACGACTTCACCCCAGTTACCAGCCATACCTTGGCGGCCTGCCTCCCGAAGGTTAGCTCAACCGCTTCTGGTACAACCGACTCCCGTGGTGTGACGGGCGGTGTGTACAAGGCCCGGGAACGTATTCACCGCGGCATGCTGATCCACGATTACTAGCGATTCCAACTTCATGGAGTCGAGTTGCAGACTCCAATCCGGACTGAGACCGGCTTTTAGGGATTTGCTCCTTCTTGCGAAGTGGCTGCCCGTTGTACCGGCCATTGTAGTACGTGTGTAGCCCTGGTCATAAAGGCCATGAGGACTTGACGTCATCCCCGCCTTCCTCCGGTTTGACACCGGCAGTCCCATTAGAGTGCCCAACTAAATGATGGCAACTAATGGCGAGGGTTGCGCTCGTTGCGGGACTTAACCCAACATCTCACGACACGAGCTGACGACAGCCATGCAGCACCTGTCACCAAATTCTCTCAAAGAGAGCACTCTCCTGTTTCCAGAAGATTTTCGGGATGTCAAGACCAGGTAAGGTTCTTCGCGTTGCATCGAATTAAACCACATACTCCACCGCTTGTGCGGGCCCCCGTCAATTCCTTTGAGTTTTAATCTTGCGACCGTACTCCCCAGGCGGTCAACTTAATGCGTTAGCTGCGACACAGAGGGGATCAACACCCCCTGCATCTAGTTGACATCGTTTACGGCGTGGACTACCAGGGTATCTAATCCTGTTTGCTCCCCACGCTTTCGCGCCTCAGCGTCAGTATTCAGCCAGAAAGTCGCCTTCGCCACCGGTATTCCTCCCGATATCTACGAATTTCACCTCTACACCGGGAATTCCACCTTCCCCTCTGATACTCAAGCCTAGCAGTTTCAAATGCACTTCCACGGTTGAGCCGTGGGCTTTCACATCTGACTTACCAGGCCGCCTGCGCGCCCTTTACGCCCAGTGATTCCGAACAACGCTTGCACCCTCCGTATTACCGCGGCTGCTGGCACGGAGTTAGCCGGTGCTTCCTTTGATGGTACCGTCAAACATAAGGGGTATTAACTCTCATGCATTTCTTCCCATCTGACAGGGTTTTACGACCCGAAAGCCTTCCTCACCCACGCGGCGTCGCTGCGTCAGGGTTTCCCCCATTGCGCAATATTCCTCACTGCTGCCTCCCGTAGGAGTCTGGCCCGTGTTTCAGTGCCAGTGTGACGGATCATCCTCTCAGACCCGCTAACCATCGTAGCCTTGGTAAGCTCTTACCCCACCAACTAGCTAATGGTACGCAGACCCCCCCATGTGCGACAGCTTATAAATAGAGGCCGTCTTTCTTGATCGTCCCTATGAACAATCAACGTATTCGGTATTAATCCCCCTTTCGAAGGGCTATCCCAAACACCTGGATAGGTTATCTACGCGTTACTCACCCGTGCGCCACTGTACTCAGTCCCGAAAGACCTTTCTCGTTCGACTTGCATGTGTTAAGCACGCCGCCAGCGTTCGTTCTGAGCCAGGATCAAACTCTCCAGTTATATATCCTGACCAATCACTTAAATTAAAACTTAAAAAATCAAGGATTGGACTTCTACAAAAAAATTGCCGCTGCAACTCGTGGCTGCATCGGACTTCTATGTATCGGCCCGCCTTATTACTGTTCAGTTTTCAAAGATCAATCCAGCGCTTCGCTTTCCCCGTTGCGCTATGTTTCGCATTACTGCGACGTCCGCTATTTTAATTCAACTCGTTTTTAATGTCAAGCTGTTTTTTAGCGACCCGATTTTTTTTCTCACCTCAACTTCAAGGTGAGAACCGATCCGTTTAACTTTCGTCGTCCGTTTCGGTGGGCGGCCATTTTAACTTTTTTCTCGTCAAAGTGTCAAGCTGTTTTTTTTACTCCAGCTCGTTTTCCTCCTGTGCGATCTACCCCACAAGACTTTAGCTTGCTCTGTTATTTCGCACTGCCTGTTGCCAGGACTTTTTACTTCTTCGTTCGTTGCCAAACAAAGTAAATCGCCCTCACTCTAACCTGCTTATTTAAAATAAACAAACAAAAAAAGATCAAGCGCTGTACTGCTACTGCGTATTACTTCTTGTCGCTCCGTGATGCGCTCCGGCAGTCACAAGCAACGAGCGGCGAATATACTGCATACAATCTCCATTGTCAAAGACTTTTGTCGGCACATGATGCTTTTTTGACTCTCACTTAAATAATTACTCGGTATTCAGGTGAGATGCAAATACAATTATGTTTTCCTGGTTTTCTCCAGGTGTTTTCCTTGCAAAGATAATCGGAGGAACAGGAGGAGATATGAGGGCGGGAATAAACCCATTTGATTTCCCGCGCATTTCATTTCAGAAGTCATATACGGAGGTCAATGAGGTTTGAGAAGTGAAGCGAAGGGCAAAAAAAAACCCTCTGCAGGAGATGACTCCTACAGAGGGTTTTCAATAAAAAATTGGCGGCGACCTACTCTCCCACATAGTCTCCCATGCAGTACCATCGGCGCTGAAGAGCTTAACTTCTGTGTTCGGAATGGGAACAGGTGGATCCTCTTCGCTATGACCGCCTCAAAGCGTATATTAGAATTAAATAGCAGGGTATTTGTAACTTTGTTCAAAAAGAGTATGGTTAAGCCGCACGGCTTATTAGTATCGGTTAGCTCCATGTGTTGCCACACTTCCACGCCCGACCTATCAACGTTGTAGTCTACAACGAGCCTTTAGGTATCTTATGATACGGGATATCTTATCTTGGAGTGGGCTTCCCGCTTAGATGCTTTCAGCGGTTATCCCTTCCGAACTTAGCTACTCAGCAATGCCCCTGGCGGAACAACTGATACACCATCGGTTCGTCCATCCCGGTCCTCTCGTACTAGGGAAAGATCTCCTCAAATATCCTGCGCCCGCAACAGATAAGGACCAAACTGTCTCACGACGTTTTAAACCCAGCTCACGTACCACTTTAATCGGCGAACAGCCGAACCCTTGGGACCTGCTCCAGCCCCAGGATGTGATGAGCCGACATCGAGGTGCCAAACCTCCCCGTCGATGTGGACTCTTGGGGGAGATAAGCCTGTTATCCCCGGAGTACCTTTTATCCGTTGAGCGACGACCCTTCCATGCGGAATCGCCGGATCACTAAGACCTACTTTCGTACCTGCTCGAGATGTCTCTCTCGCAGTCAAGCTCCCTTGTGCCTTTACACTCTGCGACCGGTTTCCAATCGGTCTGAGGGAACCATCGCGCGCCTCCGTTACTCTTTGGGAGGCGACCGCCCCAGTCAAACTACCCACCAGACAATGTCCCGGATCCCGATAAGGGACCGCGGTTAGAGTTCAAAGATAACAAGGGTGGTATTTCAAGGGCGACTCCACACACACTAGCGTGCATGCTTCAAAGTCTCCCACCTATCCTGCACATGTTATCCCTAAACACAATGCCAAGCTGCAGTAAAGGTTCACGGGGTCTTTCTGTCTTGTTGCGGGTAACCGGCATCTTCACCGGTACTACAGTTTCGCTGAGTCTCTGGTTGAGACAGTGGGGAAATCGTTACGCCATTCGTGCAGGTCGGAACTTACCCGACAAGGAATTTCGCTACCTTAGGACCGTTATAGTTACGGCCGCCGTTTACCGGGGCTTCGGTTCATTGCTTCGCGTAAGCTGACAAGTCCCCTTAACCTTCCGGCACCGGGCAGGCGTCAGACCATATACATCGTCTTACGACTTCGCATAGTCCTGTGTTTTTAGTAAACAGTCGCTCCCCCCATTTCACTGCAACCTCCTTCCGCTCCATCAGTAAATGACTTCACGTAACTGAGGCACACCTTCTCCCGAAGTTACGGTGCTATTTTGCCGAGTTCCTTAACCAGAGTTCTCTCAAGCGCCTTGGTATATTCTACCCGTCCACCTGTGTTGGTTTGCGGTACGGTCACCAGTATGAATGTATACGAGGATTTTCCAGGAAGCATGGAATCAACTACTTTGTAGCCCTTACGGGCTTCGTCATCACATCTCAGCCGTATGAAACCCGGATTTGCCTAAGTCTCAGCCTACATGCTTAAACCACCTATTCCAGCAGATGGCTAGTCTATCCTTCTCCGTCCCCCCTTATACAGTAACTCCATACCGGCGGTACAGGAATTTTAACCTGTTTCCCATCGACTACGCTTTTCAGCCTCGCCTTAGGGGCCGACTAACCCTAGGAAGATTAACTTGACCTGAGGAAACCTTGGACTTACGGCGAGGGAGTTTTTCACTCCCTTTATCGCTACTCGTGTCAACATAAGCTCTTGTGATACCTCCAGCATACGTTACCATACACCTTCTCAGGCCTACACAATGTTCTCCTACCAATGAAATAAATTTCATTCCGCGATTTCGGTACTGCACTTAAGCCCCGTTACATTTTCGGCGCGGATTCACTAGACCAGTGAGCTATTACGCTTTCTTTAAAGGGTTGCTGCTTCTAAGCCAACCTCCTGGTTGTCTGTGCAATTCCACCTCCTTTCCCACTTAGTGCAGATTTAGGGACCTTAATCGGCGGTCTGGGTTCTTTCCCTCTCGACCACGGAACTTATCTCCCGTAGTCTGACTCCCACGATTGAACTTGTCGGCATTCGGAGTTTGAAAGGGGTTGGTAATCCGGTGGGACCCCTAGCCCTGTCAGTGCTCTACCTCCGACAGTCATCTCGCAAGGCTATACCTAAATATATTTCGGAGAAAACCAGCTATCACCGAGTTTGATTAGCCTTTCACTCCTATCCACACCTCATCCGAACAGTTTTCAACCTATATCGGTTCGGGCCTCCAGTCGATGTTACTCGACCTTCACCCTGGACATGGATAGATCACCCGGCTTCGGGTCTACCCCATGTGACTCATCGCCCATTTAAGACTCGCTTTCGCTGCGGCTACACCTATCGGCTTAACCTTGCCACACAGGGTAAGTCGTTGACTCATTATGCAAAAGGCACGCTGTCACACTAATAAATTAATGCTCCAACTGCTTGTAAGCTGACGGTTTCAGTTTCTATTTCACTCCCCTCCCGGGGTTCTTTTCACCTTTCCCTCACGGTACTAGTTCACTATCGGTCACCAGGTAGTATTTAGCCTTGGAAGATGGTCCTCCCAGATTCCCACAAGGTTTCACGTGTCTCGTGGTACTCAGGAACTCCCTAGAGTGGTTCAAAATTTCGCGTACCGGACTGTCACCGTCTATGGCAGGCCTTTCCAGACCTTTCCGCTATTTATCACCAATCCCATATCGGGGTCCTACAACCCCGGTATATAAATATACCGGTTTGGGCTCTTCCGCGTTCGCTCGCCGCTACTGACGGAATCTCAATTGATTTCTATTCCTGGGGGTACTGAGATGTTTCACTTCCCCCCGTTCGCCTCGTACAGCTATGTATTCACTGTACGATGACAGAGTATTACCTCTGCCGGGTTTCCCCATTCGGAAATCTCCGGGTCAAAGCCTGTTAGCAGCTCACCGAAGCTTATCGCAGCTTTCCGCGTCCTTCATCGCCTCCTGGTGCCAAGGCATCCGCCGTCAGCCCTTAGTAGCTTAACCATAAGTCTTTTCAAACTAAGTTATACTTCTAAACGCTATTTCTGTAGTACTTCAGTAACCCTTATATAATACAAAACCTTTCGGCCTGTATCGAATTACTGTTATACAGTTTAGATACCCTGCTATTCAATTTTCAAAGAACAAACCTTCAATCCCGAAGGTCAGAAAGTTCATAAGTTATCTTAAATAAATAAAATATCTTACGAACTTTACAACGCTCGGCATATATTATACAATCAAACCATCATAAAATGGTGGAGGTGAACGGGTTCGAACCGATGGCCTCCTGCGTGCAAGGCAGGCGCTCTCCCAGCTGAGCTACACCCCCATACGACCTAAATCGTGGTGGGCCTGGGGGGACTTGAACCTCCGACCTCACGCTTATCAGGCGTGCGCTCTAACCAGCTGAGCTACAGGCCCATCGAGCTTTATGTGCTACAAAGTACATAACGTACTCTATAGACAATGGTTTTGATCGCTCAAAACCGAACAGTAATAAAGGCGGGGTTGATCCCATTTAGGCGTATGCCTAAATCTTTCCTTAAAAAGGAGGTGATCCAGCCCCAGGTTCCCCTAGGGCTACCTTGTTACGACTTCACCCCAGTTACCAGCCATACCTTGGCGGCCTGCCTCCCGAAGGTTAGCTCAACCGCTTCTGGTACAACCGACTCCCGTGGTGTGACGGGCGGTGTGTACAAGGCCCGGGAACGTATTCACCGCGGCATGCTGATCCACGATTACTAGCGATTCCAACTTCATGGAGTCGAGTTGCAGACTCCAATCCGGACTGAGACCGGCTTTTAGGGATTTGCTCCTTCTTGCGAAGTGGCTGCCCGTTGTACCGGCCATTGTAGTACGTGTGTAGCCCTGGTCATAAAGGCCATGAGGACTTGACGTCATCCCCGCCTTCCTCCGGTTTGACACCGGCAGTCCCATTAGAGTGCCCAACTAAATGATGGCAACTAATGGCGAGGGTTGCGCTCGTTGCGGGACTTAACCCAACATCTCACGACACGAGCTGACGACAGCCATGCAGCACCTGTCACCAAATTCTCTCAAAGAGAGCACTCTCCTGTTTCCAGAAGATTTTCGGGATGTCAAGACCAGGTAAGGTTCTTCGCGTTGCATCGAATTAAACCACATACTCCACCGCTTGTGCGGGCCCCCGTCAATTCCTTTGAGTTTTAATCTTGCGACCGTACTCCCCAGGCGGTCAACTTAATGCGTTAGCTGCGACACAGAGGGGATCAACACCCCCTGCATCTAGTTGACATCGTTTACGGCGTGGACTACCAGGGTATCTAATCCTGTTTGCTCCCCACGCTTTCGCGCCTCAGCGTCAGTATTCAGCCAGAAAGTCGCCTTCGCCACCGGTATTCCTCCCGATATCTACGAATTTCACCTCTACACCGGGAATTCCACCTTCCCCTCTGATACTCAAGCCTAGCAGTTTCAAATGCACTTCCACGGTTGAGCCGTGGGCTTTCACATCTGACTTACCAGGCCGCCTGCGCGCCCTTTACGCCCAGTGATTCCGAACAACGCTTGCACCCTCCGTATTACCGCGGCTGCTGGCACGGAGTTAGCCGGTGCTTCCTTTGATGGTACCGTCAAACATAAGGGGTATTAACTCTCATGCATTTCTTCCCATCTGACAGGGTTTTACGACCCGAAAGCCTTCCTCACCCACGCGGCGTCGCTGCGTCAGGGTTTCCCCCATTGCGCAATATTCCTCACTGCTGCCTCCCGTAGGAGTCTGGCCCGTGTTTCAGTGCCAGTGTGACGGATCATCCTCTCAGACCCGCTAACCATCGTAGCCTTGGTAAGCTCTTACCCCACCAACTAGCTAATGGTACGCAGACCCCCCCATGTGCGACAGCTTATAAATAGAGGCCGTCTTTCTTGATCGTCCCTATGAACAATCAACGTATTCGGTATTAATCCCCCCTTTCGAAGGGCTATCCCAAACACCTGGATAGGTTATCTACGCGTTACTCACCCGTGCGCCACTGTACTCAGTCCCGAAAGACCTTTCTCGTTCGACTTGCATGTGTTAAGCACGCCGCCAGCGTTCGTTCTGAGCCAGGATCAAACTCTCCAGTTATATATCCTGACCAATCACTTAAATTAAAACTTAAAAAATCAAGGATTGGACTTCTACAAAAAAATTGCCGCTGCAACTCGTGGCTGCATCGGACTTCTATGTATCGGCCCGCCTTATTACTGTTCAGTTTTCAAAGATCAATCCAGCGCTTCGCTTTCCCCGTTGCGCTATGTTTCGCATTACTGCGACGTCCGCTATTTTAATTCAACTCGTTTTTAATGTCAAGCTGTTTTTTAGCGACCCGATTTTTTTTCTCACCTCAACTTCAAGGTGAGAACCGATCCGTTTAACTTTCGTCGTCCGTTTCGGTGGGCGGCCATTTTAACTTTTTCTCGTCAAAGTGTCAAGCTGTTTTTTTTACTCCAGCTCGTTTTCCTCCTGTGCGATCTACCCCACAAGACTTTAGCTTGCTCTGTTATTTCGCACTGCCTGTTGCCAGGACTTTTTACTTCTTCGTTCGTTGCCAAACAAAGTAAATCGCCCTCACTCTAACCTGCTTATTTAAAATAAACAAACAAAAAAAGATCAAGCGCTGTACTGCTACTGCGTATTACTTCTTGTCGCTCCGTGATGCGCTCCGGCAGTCACAAGCAACGAGCGGCGAATATACTGCATACAATCTCCATTGTCAAAGACTTTTGTCGGCACATGATGCTTTTTTAGCTCTACCGGAACAAATATCATAAAAACCCGGCTCCTTATATTTTCTCATTGCCTTGCAATCATTTCATATCGTAACATAATGAACTGGAGACGTTTCCTCTGCTACCTCAATTTTCCAGAAACCTACACAGGACCTTATGCAACAATTACTACGACATATACCAAGCGTTGATGACTGCCTTCTTGCTGTGTTGCAGAATTCTGAATTTGAAACCATCCCCCCTATGCTTCTCAAAAAGGGCATTAGAGAGATTCTGAATGGTCAACGTCAGAGAGTCCTGGAAGGAGGCAAGGTCAAACCAGAGGACCTGGAGCTTCCAGCTCTTCTTGACAAAATTAAGCTCAAAATCAAAGAACTCCATAAGCCCCTCTTCCGTAGAGTAATCAACGGCACCGGAGTCATTATCCATACCAATCTCGGCAGATCGGTCCTTCCTGGAGATGCTCTGAGCCAGCTTTCCGAGATCTCCGGCAACTACTCCAACTTAGAATTTGACCTCTCGACCGGGGAAAGAGGAAGCCGCTACTCTCTGGTGGAAGAGCTACTTTGCGAACTCACTGGAGCTGAGGCTGCCCTTGTTGTTAATAATAATGCAGCAGCGGTGCTGATTGCCCTGGACACCTTGGCCCGTGACAAGGAGGTTATTGTTTCACGCGGTCAACTGGTTGAAATAGGAGGTTCCTTCCGCATTCCAGATGTCATGGAGCGCAGCGGAGCGAAACTGGTTGAGGTTGGAACAACCAACAGAACCCATCTCAAGGATTACCGCAATGCCATTACTCATGAAACAGGCCTGCTCCTTAAAGTACATACAAGTAATTACTGCATCATGGGCTTTACCAGCGCAGTCAGCGATAAAGAGCTTGTGAGCCTAGGAAAACGACACCAGCTACCGATTATGGAAGATCTCGGTTCTGGATGCCTGGTTGATCTGAGCCCTTACGGCCTGAAAAAAGAGCCAACTGTCCAGGAAGTTGTTGCTGCTGGGATGGACGTGGTCACATTCAGCGGGGACAAACTGCTGGGCGGACCACAGGCCGGAATTATTCTTGGTAGCCGAGAAATTATCGAACG contains:
- the selA gene encoding L-seryl-tRNA(Sec) selenium transferase; protein product: MQQLLRHIPSVDDCLLAVLQNSEFETIPPMLLKKGIREILNGQRQRVLEGGKVKPEDLELPALLDKIKLKIKELHKPLFRRVINGTGVIIHTNLGRSVLPGDALSQLSEISGNYSNLEFDLSTGERGSRYSLVEELLCELTGAEAALVVNNNAAAVLIALDTLARDKEVIVSRGQLVEIGGSFRIPDVMERSGAKLVEVGTTNRTHLKDYRNAITHETGLLLKVHTSNYCIMGFTSAVSDKELVSLGKRHQLPIMEDLGSGCLVDLSPYGLKKEPTVQEVVAAGMDVVTFSGDKLLGGPQAGIILGSREIIERIKRNPMNRAMRIDKFTLSALESILRHYREPQTVFERVPTLHMIATPIEVLQHKAEELAGVLQKNIGAYCTTQVAEVISRVGGGAMPEQNLPSWAVALYPRTLKLNLLEEKLRNLDIPIIGRVENDRLLFDMRTVRSDELHLIAKGLLQALISDS